The following proteins come from a genomic window of Chiroxiphia lanceolata isolate bChiLan1 chromosome 28, bChiLan1.pri, whole genome shotgun sequence:
- the LOC116799452 gene encoding nascent polypeptide-associated complex subunit alpha, muscle-specific form-like isoform X1 has translation MEAAGTPPTPPGVLAVQDAIVFSGGGAEGVTPPLAPPLASPLTPTLTSPQAPPLTPSQTTLAPSVTPSLTPVTPPQAPSPAPPQAPSALPDVFWASLARAQLCVWDLQGALEGQPPPRDPLPQHPWDPPHCGDTAPGTVPPQPGGPEENVQSLGVDGSSFQELQGCESTLENIFHMSMDGNVPPKPMDKSNFQELQGHGSTFESVFHVSIGGNIPPKPVLMDGSIFQTSMDGSIPPNSMPMDKNIPPQSVPMDEGTFHEDQGHGSTHRSISLVPSGGTISPKSVPVDKNIPPETLPLDGSVFQEDQGCGYISESIFHISTGGSISPRSMAVGGSSSPTSVPADQGISQEHVTVDGTISPKPMAMDETNSCTGRSISGETVPEGGTISHMSMSTDVPKHGTISPKSVPMGRTVSQENVDLTISPESMTMDGPNLSKSVPLDGTISPKSVPVDGTISPKSVPVNGTISPKSVPVNGTISPKSVPVDGTISPKSVPVDGTISPKSVPVDGTISPTFMPTGGTISPEDVPMDATIPSMPMTMDRTIPSRFTTTDGTISPEFVPTDETIPQEHLTVDLTISAKSVTMDETNLSKTVTMDGTILPKTVPTGGTTTPEPRAPERSKEEKGEDDEVDDDEDDEDDHGSTSPEEDAEDEEDLEEEEEPQFHTNPLFQSRLVALGGAQGVPLYRTHSAAFAEGGDTTGGTGAEPGDPQTPPTPTALRGHPEGDIGDIAMEWGPPQPSDQALSDPPELPLGSGRGQLEWAEQDPPAVPTPLELSPGEGDWDPPTPPELTPEQGGLDPPSPRYPPGGGDEDLPLPRPLTPPEPLLGEGSGTSTSPPVPPDLPQKGGQQTPPAPPDLPLKEGQETPTDLPQKGGFQTTPAPPDMPQKGGYKTLPTPSALSPKEGHQTPPEPPDLPQAGTHQAPPAPPDLPQRRGNQTFPDPPSMPQGGGYETPPAPPDLPQKGRNEIPPDSPNVAQKRGGYQTPPAPLDLAQEGGDQTTPDLLQKGGGAPDPSTPPRFEPRSGVPAPRSPPRFAPKRGVPAACQILAPH, from the exons ATGGAGGCTGCGGGGACCCCCCCGACCCCTCCCGGGGTGCTGGCGGTGCAGGACGCCATCGTCTTCTCCGGGGGGGGAGCCGAGGGGGTGACACCCCCCCTGGCACCCCCCCTGGCATCCCCCTTGACCCCCACCCTGACCTCCCCGCAGGCACCCCCCCTGACCCCTTCCCAGACCACTCTGGCACCCTCAGTAACCCCCTCCCTGACCCCCGTGacccccccccaggccccctccccagcccccccccagGCACCCAGCGCCCTCCCCGACGTGTTCTGGGCCAGCCTGGCCCGTGCCCAGCTCTGCGTGTGGGACCTGCAGGGAGCCCTCGAGGGGCAGcccccccccagggaccccctaccccagcacccctgggaccccccccacTGTGGGGACACGGCCCCTGGCACTgtccccccccagcctgggggtCCGGAGGAGAACGTGCAGAGCCTGGGGGTGGATGGGAGCAGCTTCCAGGAGCTCCAAGGCTGTGAATCCACGTTGGAGAACATCTTCCACATGTCCATGGATGGGAATGTCCCACCCAAGCCCATGGATAAGAGCAACTTCCAGGAGCTCCAAGGCCATGGATCTACATTTGAGAGCGTCTTCCACGTGTCCATAGGGGGGAACATCCCACCCAAGCCTGTGCTCATGGATGGGAGCATCTTCCAGACATCCATGGATGGGTCCATCCCACCCAATTCCATGCCCATGGATAAGAACATCCCACCCCAGTCTGTGCCCATGGATGAGGGCACTTTCCATGAGGACCAAGGCCATGGATCCACACACAGGAGCATCTCCCTCGTGCCTTCAGGTGGGACCATCTCCCCAAAATCTGTGCCCGTGGACAAGAACATCCCACCCGAGACCTTGCCCTTGGATGGGAGCGTCTTCCAGGAGGACCAAGGTTGTGGATACATTTCTGAGAGCATCTTCCACATATCCACGGGTGGGAGCATCTCCCCCAGGTCCATGGCTGTgggtgggagcagctccccCACGTCCGTGCCCGCGGATCAGGGAATCTCTCAGGAACATGTGACTGTGGATGGGACCATCTCACCCAAGCCCATGGCCATGGATGAGACCAACTCGTGCACAGGCAGGAGCATCTCAGGGGAGACTGTGCCAGAGGGTGGGACCATCTCACACATGTCCATGTCCACGGATGTGCCAAAGCATGGGACCATCTCACCCAAGTCTGTGCCCATGGGTAGGACCGTCTCTCAGGAGAATGTGGATTTGACCATCTCACCCGAGTCTATGACCATGGATGGGCCCAACTTGTCCAAATCTGTGCCTCTGGATGGGACCATCTCACCCAAATCTGTGCCTGTAGATGGGACCATCTCACCCAAATCTGTGCCTGTGAATGGGACCATCTCACCCAAATCTGTGCCTGTGAATGGGACCATCTCACCCAAATCTGTGCCCGTGGATGGGACCATCTCACCCAAATCTGTGCCCGTGGATGGGACCATCTCACCCAAATCTGTGCCCGTGGATGGGACCATCTCACCCACATTCATGCCCACGGGTGGGACCATCTCTCCAGAGGATGTGCCCATGGACGCAACGATCCCATCTATGCCCATGACCATGGATAGGACCATCCCATCCAGGTTCACAACCACAGATGGGACCATCTCACCTGAATTCGTGCCCACAGATGAGACCATCCCTCAGGAGCACCTGACTGTGGATTTGACCATCTCGGCCAAGTCCGTGACCATGGATGAGACCAACCTGTCCAAGACTGTGACGATGGATGGGACCATCTTACCCAAAACTGTGCCCACGGGTGGGACCACAACCCCTGAGCCCCGAGCCCCCGAACGCAGCAAAGAGGAGAAGGGTGAGGATGATGAGGTTGATGATGACGAGGATGACGAGGATGACCATGGCAGCACCTCCCCAGAGGAAGATGCCGAGGACGAGGAGgacctggaggaggaggaggaacccCAGTTCCACACCAACCCCCTGTTCCAGAGCCGGCTGGTGGCCCTTGGGGGGGCCCAGGGGGTGCCCCTTTACCGGACCCACAGCGCTGCCTTCGCCGAGGGGGGGGACACCACAGGGGGCACCGGGGCAGAACcgggggacccccaaaccccccccacACCCACAGCCCTCAGGGGTCACCCCGAAGGGGACATCGGGGACATCGCCATGGAGTGGG gacccccccaacCCTCAGACCAGGCACTCTCCGACCCCCCGGAGCTGCCCCTGGGATCTGGGAGGGGGCAGCTGGAATGGGCAGAGCAGGACCCCCCTGCAGTCCCCACCCCTCTGGAGCTCAGCCCAGGTGAGGGGGACTGGGACCCCCCTACACCTCCTGAGCtcaccccagagcaggggggCCTGGACCCCCCCAGTCCCAGGTACCCCCCAGGAGGGGGAGATGAGGatctgcccctccccaggcccCTAACCCCCCCAGAGCCACTCCTGGGAGAGGGGTCTGGGACCTCCACcagccccccagtgcccccagatTTGCCCCAAAAGGGGGGGCAACaaacccctccagcccctcctgatTTGCCCCTCAAAGAGGGGCAAGAGACCCCCACAGATTTACCCCAAAAAGGGGGGTTCCAAAccaccccagcccccccagATATGCCACAGAAAGGGGGGTACAAgaccctccccaccccctccgCTTTGTCCCCAAAAGAGGGACACCAAACCCCCCCAGAACCCCCAGATTtgccccaggcagggacacaccaggctcccccagcccccccagatTTACCCCAAAGAAGGGGGAACCAAACCTTCCCAGACCCCCCCAGTATGCCTCAGGGAGGGGGATACGAGACCCCACCAGCCCCCCCAGATTTGCCCCAAAAAGGGAGGAATGAAATCCCCCCAGATTCCCCCAATGTGGCCCAAAAAAGAGGGGGGTACCAGACGCCCCCAGCCCCCCTAGACCTGGCCCAAGAAGGAGGGGACCAAACTACCCCAGATTTGCTCCAAAAAGGGGG GGGGGCACCAgacccctccacccccccccgATTTGAACCAAGGAGTGGGGTTCCagccccccgcagcccccccagATTTGCCCCCAAAAGGGGGGTTCCAGCTGCCTGTCAAATCCTTGCCCCCCACTGA
- the LOC116799452 gene encoding PH and SEC7 domain-containing protein 4-like isoform X4: MGRAGPPCSPHPSGAQPRSPLGGPVEPPGGGSQPGRGEAQRLASRLFHLEGVRKSQVASFLRKNNDFSAMVAQEYLEFFQFQGQTLDQALRSFLQALVLSGETQERERVLGHFSRRFHHCNPGAFPSPDSVHSLTCALMLLNTDLHGQHLRRAMTSSEFVSNLSGMNDGQDFPREQLKALYGSIRSKKLEWATEEEEEEEEAGGGKKILPQIPELPGGAVTFRRGWLARKVLAEADGKKTPWGRRGWKPFHAVLRGTFLFFLKAGGGARGVSRRPSEPGSPGPPPEEGGGAEEPLGVHHALAERAPKYTKRPNVFRLQTAERRLFLFQAPTPEEMLSWISRINLVAALFSSPPFPAAVGSQRRFVRPILPTAPSRSPPEEQLRCHEQWLERVGQELLEHQRHLPEGRGRARDLDEYRVKKEFLLEERRRYETYVQVLETWLNSGARDLEGWEAQAWGAPPDPPTLTKAHSSPSLAPEPPPGPTVRVRRNISERRTVRKIVPKRNKNLL; encoded by the exons ATGGGCAGAGCAGGACCCCCCTGCAGTCCCCACCCCTCTGGAGCTCAGCCCAG ATCCCCTTTAGGGGGGCCGGTGGAGCCCCCCGGGGGGGGGTCCCAaccggggcggggggaggccCAACGTTTGGCCTCCCGCCTGTTCCACTTGGAGGGCGTCCGGAAATCCCAGGTGGCCTCGTTCCTCCGCAAAAA CAATGATTTCAGCGCGATGGTGGCCCAGGAATACCTGGAATTCTTCCAGTTCCAGGGGCAGACGCTGGACCAGGCGCTCAG GTCGTTCCTGCAGGCCCTGGTGCTGTCGGGGGAGACGCAGGAGCGGGAGCGGGTCCTGGGCCACTTCTCCCGGCGCTTCCACCACTGCAACCCCGGGGCCTTCCCGTCCCCCG aCTCGGTTCACTCCCTGACCTGTGCCCTGATGCTGCTGAACACGGACCTGCACGGGCAG CACCTGCGCCGGGCCATGACCAGCTCCGAGTTCGTGTCCAACCTCAGCGGGATGAACGACGGGCAGGACtttcccagggagcagctcaaG GCTCTTTACGGCTCCATCCGCAGCAAGAAGCTGGAGTGGGCGAC ggaggaggaggaggaggaggaagaggccGGGGGAGGGAAGAAGATCCTCCCCCAAATCCCGGAGCTGCCAGGGGGGGCCGTGACCTTCCGCAGGGGGTGGTTGGCCAGGAAGGTCCTGGCAGAGGCTGATGGCAAGAAAA CTCCCTGGGGCCGCCGGGGCTGGAAGCCCTTCCACGCCGTTCTCCGCGGGACCTTCCTGTTCTTCCTCAAGGCCGgggggggggcccggggggtcTCCCGACGCCCCTCGGAGCCGGGAtcccctgggccccccccagAGGAGGGTGGGGGAGCCGAGGAGCCCCTGGGGGTCCATCATGCCCTGGCTGAGAGGGCCCCCAAATACACCAAGCGGCCCAACGTGTTCCGGCTGCAAACGGCCGAGCGGAGGCTGTTCCTGTTCCAGGCGCC CACCCCCGAGGAGATGCTGTCCTGGATTTCCCGGATCAATCTCGTGGCTGCCCTGTTCTCCTCCCCTCCGTTCCCGGCGGCCGTGGGGTCCCAGCGACGCTTCGTGAGGCCCATCCTGCCCACGGCCCCCAGCAGGAGCCCCCCG gaggagcagctgcgGTGCCATGAGCAGTGGCTGGAGCGGGTGGggcaggagctcctggagcaccaGAGGCACCTCCCCGagggccggggccgcgcccggGACCTGGACGAGTATCGGGTCAAGAAGGAATtcctgctggaggag CGCCGGCGCTACGAGACTTACGTGCAGGTGCTGGAGACGTGGCTGAACTCGGGTGCCCGGGACCTGGAGGGGTGGGAGGCGCAGGCATGGGgggcccccccagacccccccacTCTGACCAAGGCCCACTCGAGCCCCTCACTGGCCCCTGAACCCCCCCCGGGCCCCACCGTCCGCGTCCGGAGGAACATCTCGGAGCGAAGGACCGTGAGGAAAATCGTCCCCAAGCGCAACAAGAACCTGCTGTGA
- the LOC116799452 gene encoding nascent polypeptide-associated complex subunit alpha, muscle-specific form-like isoform X3 has product MEAAGTPPTPPGVLAVQDAIVFSGGGAEGVTPPLAPPLASPLTPTLTSPQAPPLTPSQTTLAPSVTPSLTPVTPPQAPSPAPPQAPSALPDVFWASLARAQLCVWDLQGALEGQPPPRDPLPQHPWDPPHCGDTAPGTVPPQPGGPEENVQSLGVDGSSFQELQGCESTLENIFHMSMDGNVPPKPMDKSNFQELQGHGSTFESVFHVSIGGNIPPKPVLMDGSIFQTSMDGSIPPNSMPMDKNIPPQSVPMDEGTFHEDQGHGSTHRSISLVPSGGTISPKSVPVDKNIPPETLPLDGSVFQEDQGCGYISESIFHISTGGSISPRSMAVGGSSSPTSVPADQGISQEHVTVDGTISPKPMAMDETNSCTGRSISGETVPEGGTISHMSMSTDVPKHGTISPKSVPMGRTVSQENVDLTISPESMTMDGPNLSKSVPLDGTISPKSVPVDGTISPKSVPVNGTISPKSVPVNGTISPKSVPVDGTISPKSVPVDGTISPKSVPVDGTISPTFMPTGGTISPEDVPMDATIPSMPMTMDRTIPSRFTTTDGTISPEFVPTDETIPQEHLTVDLTISAKSVTMDETNLSKTVTMDGTILPKTVPTGGTTTPEPRAPERSKEEKGEDDEVDDDEDDEDDHGSTSPEEDAEDEEDLEEEEEPQFHTNPLFQSRLVALGGAQGVPLYRTHSAAFAEGGDTTGGTGAEPGDPQTPPTPTALRGHPEGDIGDIAMEWGPPQPSDQALSDPPELPLGSGRGQLEWAEQDPPAVPTPLELSPDPL; this is encoded by the exons ATGGAGGCTGCGGGGACCCCCCCGACCCCTCCCGGGGTGCTGGCGGTGCAGGACGCCATCGTCTTCTCCGGGGGGGGAGCCGAGGGGGTGACACCCCCCCTGGCACCCCCCCTGGCATCCCCCTTGACCCCCACCCTGACCTCCCCGCAGGCACCCCCCCTGACCCCTTCCCAGACCACTCTGGCACCCTCAGTAACCCCCTCCCTGACCCCCGTGacccccccccaggccccctccccagcccccccccagGCACCCAGCGCCCTCCCCGACGTGTTCTGGGCCAGCCTGGCCCGTGCCCAGCTCTGCGTGTGGGACCTGCAGGGAGCCCTCGAGGGGCAGcccccccccagggaccccctaccccagcacccctgggaccccccccacTGTGGGGACACGGCCCCTGGCACTgtccccccccagcctgggggtCCGGAGGAGAACGTGCAGAGCCTGGGGGTGGATGGGAGCAGCTTCCAGGAGCTCCAAGGCTGTGAATCCACGTTGGAGAACATCTTCCACATGTCCATGGATGGGAATGTCCCACCCAAGCCCATGGATAAGAGCAACTTCCAGGAGCTCCAAGGCCATGGATCTACATTTGAGAGCGTCTTCCACGTGTCCATAGGGGGGAACATCCCACCCAAGCCTGTGCTCATGGATGGGAGCATCTTCCAGACATCCATGGATGGGTCCATCCCACCCAATTCCATGCCCATGGATAAGAACATCCCACCCCAGTCTGTGCCCATGGATGAGGGCACTTTCCATGAGGACCAAGGCCATGGATCCACACACAGGAGCATCTCCCTCGTGCCTTCAGGTGGGACCATCTCCCCAAAATCTGTGCCCGTGGACAAGAACATCCCACCCGAGACCTTGCCCTTGGATGGGAGCGTCTTCCAGGAGGACCAAGGTTGTGGATACATTTCTGAGAGCATCTTCCACATATCCACGGGTGGGAGCATCTCCCCCAGGTCCATGGCTGTgggtgggagcagctccccCACGTCCGTGCCCGCGGATCAGGGAATCTCTCAGGAACATGTGACTGTGGATGGGACCATCTCACCCAAGCCCATGGCCATGGATGAGACCAACTCGTGCACAGGCAGGAGCATCTCAGGGGAGACTGTGCCAGAGGGTGGGACCATCTCACACATGTCCATGTCCACGGATGTGCCAAAGCATGGGACCATCTCACCCAAGTCTGTGCCCATGGGTAGGACCGTCTCTCAGGAGAATGTGGATTTGACCATCTCACCCGAGTCTATGACCATGGATGGGCCCAACTTGTCCAAATCTGTGCCTCTGGATGGGACCATCTCACCCAAATCTGTGCCTGTAGATGGGACCATCTCACCCAAATCTGTGCCTGTGAATGGGACCATCTCACCCAAATCTGTGCCTGTGAATGGGACCATCTCACCCAAATCTGTGCCCGTGGATGGGACCATCTCACCCAAATCTGTGCCCGTGGATGGGACCATCTCACCCAAATCTGTGCCCGTGGATGGGACCATCTCACCCACATTCATGCCCACGGGTGGGACCATCTCTCCAGAGGATGTGCCCATGGACGCAACGATCCCATCTATGCCCATGACCATGGATAGGACCATCCCATCCAGGTTCACAACCACAGATGGGACCATCTCACCTGAATTCGTGCCCACAGATGAGACCATCCCTCAGGAGCACCTGACTGTGGATTTGACCATCTCGGCCAAGTCCGTGACCATGGATGAGACCAACCTGTCCAAGACTGTGACGATGGATGGGACCATCTTACCCAAAACTGTGCCCACGGGTGGGACCACAACCCCTGAGCCCCGAGCCCCCGAACGCAGCAAAGAGGAGAAGGGTGAGGATGATGAGGTTGATGATGACGAGGATGACGAGGATGACCATGGCAGCACCTCCCCAGAGGAAGATGCCGAGGACGAGGAGgacctggaggaggaggaggaacccCAGTTCCACACCAACCCCCTGTTCCAGAGCCGGCTGGTGGCCCTTGGGGGGGCCCAGGGGGTGCCCCTTTACCGGACCCACAGCGCTGCCTTCGCCGAGGGGGGGGACACCACAGGGGGCACCGGGGCAGAACcgggggacccccaaaccccccccacACCCACAGCCCTCAGGGGTCACCCCGAAGGGGACATCGGGGACATCGCCATGGAGTGGG gacccccccaacCCTCAGACCAGGCACTCTCCGACCCCCCGGAGCTGCCCCTGGGATCTGGGAGGGGGCAGCTGGAATGGGCAGAGCAGGACCCCCCTGCAGTCCCCACCCCTCTGGAGCTCAGCCCAG ATCCCCTTTAG
- the LOC116799452 gene encoding nascent polypeptide-associated complex subunit alpha, muscle-specific form-like isoform X2, which yields MEAAGTPPTPPGVLAVQDAIVFSGGGAEGVTPPLAPPLASPLTPTLTSPQAPPLTPSQTTLAPSVTPSLTPVTPPQAPSPAPPQAPSALPDVFWASLARAQLCVWDLQGALEGQPPPRDPLPQHPWDPPHCGDTAPGTVPPQPGGPEENVQSLGVDGSSFQELQGCESTLENIFHMSMDGNVPPKPMDKSNFQELQGHGSTFESVFHVSIGGNIPPKPVLMDGSIFQTSMDGSIPPNSMPMDKNIPPQSVPMDEGTFHEDQGHGSTHRSISLVPSGGTISPKSVPVDKNIPPETLPLDGSVFQEDQGCGYISESIFHISTGGSISPRSMAVGGSSSPTSVPADQGISQEHVTVDGTISPKPMAMDETNSCTGRSISGETVPEGGTISHMSMSTDVPKHGTISPKSVPMGRTVSQENVDLTISPESMTMDGPNLSKSVPLDGTISPKSVPVDGTISPKSVPVNGTISPKSVPVNGTISPKSVPVDGTISPKSVPVDGTISPKSVPVDGTISPTFMPTGGTISPEDVPMDATIPSMPMTMDRTIPSRFTTTDGTISPEFVPTDETIPQEHLTVDLTISAKSVTMDETNLSKTVTMDGTILPKTVPTGGTTTPEPRAPERSKEEKGEDDEVDDDEDDEDDHGSTSPEEDAEDEEDLEEEEEPQFHTNPLFQSRLVALGGAQGVPLYRTHSAAFAEGGDTTGGTGAEPGDPQTPPTPTALRGHPEGDIGDIAMEWGPPQPSDQALSDPPELPLGSGRGQLEWAEQDPPAVPTPLELSPAMISARWWPRNTWNSSSSRGRRWTRRSGRSCRPWCCRGRRRSGSGSWATSPGASTTATPGPSRPPTRFTP from the exons ATGGAGGCTGCGGGGACCCCCCCGACCCCTCCCGGGGTGCTGGCGGTGCAGGACGCCATCGTCTTCTCCGGGGGGGGAGCCGAGGGGGTGACACCCCCCCTGGCACCCCCCCTGGCATCCCCCTTGACCCCCACCCTGACCTCCCCGCAGGCACCCCCCCTGACCCCTTCCCAGACCACTCTGGCACCCTCAGTAACCCCCTCCCTGACCCCCGTGacccccccccaggccccctccccagcccccccccagGCACCCAGCGCCCTCCCCGACGTGTTCTGGGCCAGCCTGGCCCGTGCCCAGCTCTGCGTGTGGGACCTGCAGGGAGCCCTCGAGGGGCAGcccccccccagggaccccctaccccagcacccctgggaccccccccacTGTGGGGACACGGCCCCTGGCACTgtccccccccagcctgggggtCCGGAGGAGAACGTGCAGAGCCTGGGGGTGGATGGGAGCAGCTTCCAGGAGCTCCAAGGCTGTGAATCCACGTTGGAGAACATCTTCCACATGTCCATGGATGGGAATGTCCCACCCAAGCCCATGGATAAGAGCAACTTCCAGGAGCTCCAAGGCCATGGATCTACATTTGAGAGCGTCTTCCACGTGTCCATAGGGGGGAACATCCCACCCAAGCCTGTGCTCATGGATGGGAGCATCTTCCAGACATCCATGGATGGGTCCATCCCACCCAATTCCATGCCCATGGATAAGAACATCCCACCCCAGTCTGTGCCCATGGATGAGGGCACTTTCCATGAGGACCAAGGCCATGGATCCACACACAGGAGCATCTCCCTCGTGCCTTCAGGTGGGACCATCTCCCCAAAATCTGTGCCCGTGGACAAGAACATCCCACCCGAGACCTTGCCCTTGGATGGGAGCGTCTTCCAGGAGGACCAAGGTTGTGGATACATTTCTGAGAGCATCTTCCACATATCCACGGGTGGGAGCATCTCCCCCAGGTCCATGGCTGTgggtgggagcagctccccCACGTCCGTGCCCGCGGATCAGGGAATCTCTCAGGAACATGTGACTGTGGATGGGACCATCTCACCCAAGCCCATGGCCATGGATGAGACCAACTCGTGCACAGGCAGGAGCATCTCAGGGGAGACTGTGCCAGAGGGTGGGACCATCTCACACATGTCCATGTCCACGGATGTGCCAAAGCATGGGACCATCTCACCCAAGTCTGTGCCCATGGGTAGGACCGTCTCTCAGGAGAATGTGGATTTGACCATCTCACCCGAGTCTATGACCATGGATGGGCCCAACTTGTCCAAATCTGTGCCTCTGGATGGGACCATCTCACCCAAATCTGTGCCTGTAGATGGGACCATCTCACCCAAATCTGTGCCTGTGAATGGGACCATCTCACCCAAATCTGTGCCTGTGAATGGGACCATCTCACCCAAATCTGTGCCCGTGGATGGGACCATCTCACCCAAATCTGTGCCCGTGGATGGGACCATCTCACCCAAATCTGTGCCCGTGGATGGGACCATCTCACCCACATTCATGCCCACGGGTGGGACCATCTCTCCAGAGGATGTGCCCATGGACGCAACGATCCCATCTATGCCCATGACCATGGATAGGACCATCCCATCCAGGTTCACAACCACAGATGGGACCATCTCACCTGAATTCGTGCCCACAGATGAGACCATCCCTCAGGAGCACCTGACTGTGGATTTGACCATCTCGGCCAAGTCCGTGACCATGGATGAGACCAACCTGTCCAAGACTGTGACGATGGATGGGACCATCTTACCCAAAACTGTGCCCACGGGTGGGACCACAACCCCTGAGCCCCGAGCCCCCGAACGCAGCAAAGAGGAGAAGGGTGAGGATGATGAGGTTGATGATGACGAGGATGACGAGGATGACCATGGCAGCACCTCCCCAGAGGAAGATGCCGAGGACGAGGAGgacctggaggaggaggaggaacccCAGTTCCACACCAACCCCCTGTTCCAGAGCCGGCTGGTGGCCCTTGGGGGGGCCCAGGGGGTGCCCCTTTACCGGACCCACAGCGCTGCCTTCGCCGAGGGGGGGGACACCACAGGGGGCACCGGGGCAGAACcgggggacccccaaaccccccccacACCCACAGCCCTCAGGGGTCACCCCGAAGGGGACATCGGGGACATCGCCATGGAGTGGG gacccccccaacCCTCAGACCAGGCACTCTCCGACCCCCCGGAGCTGCCCCTGGGATCTGGGAGGGGGCAGCTGGAATGGGCAGAGCAGGACCCCCCTGCAGTCCCCACCCCTCTGGAGCTCAGCCCAG CAATGATTTCAGCGCGATGGTGGCCCAGGAATACCTGGAATTCTTCCAGTTCCAGGGGCAGACGCTGGACCAGGCGCTCAG GTCGTTCCTGCAGGCCCTGGTGCTGTCGGGGGAGACGCAGGAGCGGGAGCGGGTCCTGGGCCACTTCTCCCGGCGCTTCCACCACTGCAACCCCGGGGCCTTCCCGTCCCCCG aCTCGGTTCACTCCCTGA